One genomic segment of Kocuria rhizophila DC2201 includes these proteins:
- a CDS encoding phytoene/squalene synthase family protein — protein sequence MKLPAERAHTPLRLYTGTALASSGVVIGEYSTSFSLACRTLPGPVRRDIAGIYALVRVADEIVDGTARAAGLDDRAVRRALDGYEAAVDRALETGFSTDLVVHGFADVARRHGFGRELTEPFFASMRADLEVAEHDGASLEDYIYGSAEVVGLMCLEVFTDMPGTRAQTPEQREMLRSTARRLGAAFQKVNFLRDLGADHDQLGRTYLPGADPAHLTEDRKAALLADLDADLDAAVPGILALDRRARRAVSMAHGLFTELARRIERVPARELSTRRVSVPTAVKLQIAARAIADTEVTA from the coding sequence ATGAAGCTTCCGGCCGAGCGCGCACACACCCCGCTGCGCCTGTACACCGGGACGGCGCTGGCGTCCTCCGGGGTGGTGATCGGCGAGTACTCCACGTCCTTCTCGCTCGCGTGCCGCACCCTGCCCGGGCCGGTGCGCCGGGACATCGCCGGGATCTACGCGCTCGTGCGGGTTGCGGACGAGATCGTGGACGGCACCGCCCGCGCCGCCGGACTGGACGACCGCGCGGTGCGCCGGGCGCTGGACGGGTACGAGGCCGCCGTGGACCGGGCGCTCGAGACCGGGTTCTCCACGGACCTGGTGGTGCACGGCTTCGCGGACGTCGCCCGCCGCCACGGGTTCGGGCGGGAGCTCACGGAGCCGTTCTTCGCGTCCATGCGGGCGGACCTGGAGGTTGCGGAGCACGACGGCGCCTCGCTGGAGGACTACATCTACGGCTCCGCGGAGGTGGTGGGTCTGATGTGCCTGGAGGTGTTCACGGACATGCCCGGAACCCGCGCGCAGACCCCCGAGCAGCGGGAGATGCTGCGCTCCACGGCCCGCCGCCTGGGAGCCGCGTTCCAGAAGGTCAACTTCCTGCGGGACCTCGGCGCGGACCACGACCAGCTGGGGCGCACCTACCTCCCGGGAGCTGATCCCGCCCACCTCACCGAGGACCGGAAGGCCGCCCTGCTCGCGGACCTCGACGCGGACCTCGACGCCGCCGTGCCCGGCATCCTCGCCCTGGACCGCCGCGCCCGCCGGGCGGTGTCCATGGCCCACGGGCTGTTCACCGAACTGGCCCGGCGCATCGAACGCGTGCCCGCGCGCGAGCTGAGCACCCGGCGGGTCAGCGTGCCCACCGCGGTGAAGCTGCAGATCGCGGCGCGCGCCATCGCGGACACGGAGGTCACGGCATGA